In Erythrobacter litoralis HTCC2594, a single genomic region encodes these proteins:
- a CDS encoding L-threonylcarbamoyladenylate synthase, with amino-acid sequence MRDKNATEVLRGDRHGVAQAARIINAGGLVAVPTETVYGLAARADDPDAVAAIYAAKGRPSFNPLIVHVLDPAAAGRLVEMDDKAQALAGRFWPGPLTMVLPLRDAADVAGAVTAGLPTLAVRVPAHPLMRELLTLAEAPLAAPSANVSESVSPTSPGHVLKTLDGRIDAVLDGGECIAGLESTIVALRGDGAWSLLRPGPIAKEALIEALGAEPSGTTEGVEAPGQLARHYSPGKPVRLGAVEAAEDEFLLGFGNTAGDWSLSDSGDPAEAAARLYAGLHRGAESDKARIAVAPIPDEGLGAAINDRLRRAAA; translated from the coding sequence ATGCGCGACAAGAACGCTACGGAAGTGCTGCGGGGCGACCGCCATGGCGTGGCGCAGGCTGCACGTATCATCAACGCGGGCGGCCTAGTCGCCGTTCCGACCGAAACCGTTTACGGCCTCGCCGCACGCGCGGACGATCCGGACGCGGTGGCCGCCATCTATGCTGCCAAGGGGCGCCCCAGTTTCAATCCGTTGATCGTGCACGTCCTCGATCCGGCAGCTGCCGGTCGGCTGGTCGAGATGGACGACAAGGCGCAGGCTCTGGCGGGGCGCTTTTGGCCCGGGCCGTTAACGATGGTCCTGCCGCTTCGCGATGCTGCGGATGTTGCCGGCGCCGTGACGGCAGGCCTGCCCACGCTCGCCGTTCGTGTACCGGCGCACCCGCTCATGCGCGAGCTACTGACTCTGGCCGAAGCGCCGCTTGCCGCGCCATCCGCCAATGTCAGCGAAAGCGTCAGCCCGACATCGCCTGGCCATGTCCTGAAGACGCTGGACGGCCGGATCGACGCCGTGCTCGACGGGGGCGAATGCATTGCCGGATTGGAATCCACGATCGTCGCTCTGCGCGGCGATGGTGCGTGGTCTTTGCTGCGACCCGGACCGATTGCCAAAGAAGCCTTGATCGAGGCGCTCGGTGCCGAGCCCTCCGGCACAACGGAGGGCGTCGAGGCGCCCGGTCAATTGGCGCGGCACTACTCGCCGGGCAAGCCCGTGAGACTGGGCGCTGTCGAGGCTGCCGAGGACGAATTCCTCCTCGGCTTCGGAAACACCGCAGGAGACTGGTCGCTATCCGACAGCGGCGATCCGGCCGAAGCAGCGGCGCGACTTTACGCGGGCCTGCATCGCGGGGCGGAGAGCGACAAAGCGCGGATTGCCGTCGCGCCGATCCCCGACGAAGGGCTGGGCGCAGCCATCAACGACCGGCTCCGCCGCGCCGCAGCCTGA
- a CDS encoding acyl-CoA dehydrogenase codes for MTPYTPATQDQLLSIRVNAGIAELAKSERFAAAEPDMVEAIVEGVGQFAAGEFAPLNRVGDLEGAKLENGVVRLPNGFAEAYDQYVEQGWNAIASPAEFGGQGLPFTLACNVLENLGTANMAFNLLPMLSVGAIEAIEHHGSEAQQSRYLPKLVSGEWSGTMNLTEPQAGSDVGALRSTAVPITEGEHAGKYRVRGQKIYITWGDHELAKNIIHLVLARTPDAPEGSRGISLFLVPKYHVHDDASLGPRNDLRPVSLEHKLGIHASPTCVMSYGDNDECIGELVGAENRGLVAMFTMMNNARINVGNQGVQIGERATQQALHYARDRIQSARAGSPDKSPVAILEHPDVRRMLLRMKALTEGARALLYYTAGQVDRGTIGDEAAKARGEILTPMIKAWGTDIGIEIASIGVQVHGGMGFVEETGAAQHYRDARIAPIYEGTNGIQAADLVTRKLGLEDGQALIGLLEDIARDAADEPKLFALAGDCAAIARWMREEASLDDRLAGSVPFTTMCAVAVAGWQMLQQLRAVAAGASPALAETKPVTARFFLDRIVPEASGLKASAIAGSDSLYALPADKLIA; via the coding sequence GTGACACCCTATACGCCCGCCACTCAGGACCAATTGCTATCGATCCGCGTCAATGCGGGCATCGCGGAGCTGGCCAAGAGCGAACGCTTCGCCGCCGCCGAGCCCGACATGGTCGAAGCCATCGTCGAAGGGGTCGGCCAGTTCGCTGCCGGCGAATTCGCCCCGCTGAATCGCGTCGGCGACCTCGAAGGTGCCAAGCTGGAGAACGGCGTCGTGCGTCTGCCCAACGGCTTTGCCGAAGCCTATGACCAATATGTCGAGCAGGGCTGGAACGCGATCGCCTCGCCCGCGGAATTCGGTGGCCAGGGCCTGCCGTTCACGCTCGCCTGCAACGTGCTGGAGAACCTCGGCACCGCGAATATGGCGTTCAACCTGCTTCCGATGCTCTCGGTCGGCGCGATCGAAGCGATCGAGCATCACGGCAGCGAGGCGCAGCAGTCCAGATACCTGCCCAAGCTGGTCAGCGGCGAATGGTCGGGAACGATGAACCTCACCGAGCCGCAGGCGGGAAGCGATGTCGGGGCATTGCGGTCTACCGCCGTGCCGATCACCGAAGGCGAGCATGCGGGCAAATACCGTGTCCGGGGGCAGAAGATCTACATCACCTGGGGCGATCACGAGCTGGCGAAGAACATCATCCACCTCGTCCTTGCGCGAACGCCCGACGCGCCGGAGGGAAGCCGCGGCATCTCGCTTTTCCTCGTGCCCAAATATCACGTGCACGACGACGCCTCGCTGGGCCCGCGCAACGACCTGCGTCCCGTCAGTCTCGAGCATAAGCTCGGCATCCACGCCTCGCCCACTTGCGTCATGAGCTATGGCGACAATGACGAATGCATCGGCGAGCTGGTCGGCGCGGAGAATCGCGGTCTCGTGGCGATGTTTACGATGATGAACAACGCGCGGATCAATGTCGGCAACCAAGGAGTGCAGATCGGCGAGCGCGCGACGCAGCAGGCGCTGCATTATGCCAGAGACCGCATCCAGTCGGCCCGCGCCGGATCGCCCGACAAATCGCCGGTGGCGATCCTCGAACACCCCGATGTCCGCCGGATGCTGCTGCGCATGAAGGCGCTGACCGAAGGCGCGCGGGCGCTGCTCTATTACACGGCAGGCCAAGTCGACCGAGGCACAATCGGCGATGAGGCCGCCAAGGCTCGCGGCGAAATCCTCACCCCGATGATAAAGGCCTGGGGCACCGATATAGGCATCGAAATAGCCTCTATCGGCGTCCAGGTGCATGGCGGCATGGGTTTCGTAGAGGAAACCGGCGCGGCGCAGCACTATCGCGACGCGCGCATCGCGCCGATCTACGAAGGCACCAACGGCATCCAGGCCGCGGACCTCGTGACCCGCAAGCTCGGGCTGGAAGACGGGCAGGCCCTCATCGGCCTGCTCGAAGACATCGCGCGTGACGCCGCCGATGAGCCCAAGCTGTTCGCGCTTGCCGGCGATTGTGCCGCCATCGCACGTTGGATGCGCGAGGAAGCGAGCCTTGATGATCGACTGGCCGGAAGCGTCCCCTTCACCACCATGTGCGCTGTCGCTGTCGCTGGCTGGCAGATGCTGCAACAATTGCGCGCCGTCGCAGCAGGAGCATCCCCTGCCCTGGCAGAAACCAAGCCGGTCACTGCCCGCTTCTTCCTCGACCGCATCGTGCCAGAAGCGAGCGGCCTCAAGGCGTCAGCCATTGCCGGGTCGGATTCGCTCTACGCACTCCCTGCCGACAAACTGATCGCCTGA